The following are encoded in a window of Cucurbita pepo subsp. pepo cultivar mu-cu-16 chromosome LG12, ASM280686v2, whole genome shotgun sequence genomic DNA:
- the LOC111806531 gene encoding putative ribosome-inactivating protein codes for MNRLSVLSLLILTIFHEGHTAVGDNLSFSLSGSSSKSYSKFITSLRNALPNAGKVYNIPLLLPTLKGSARYTLMKLSNYEEKTITVAIDVTNVYIMGYLVNTTSYFFNEPAAQLASEFVFQDTKHILLPYSGNYQKLQIAADKDRDSIPLGFLALDTAISALYHYDTKAAPAAFLVLIQTTAEASRFKYIEKQIIDRIGRNEVPSLAAISLENEWSLLSKQIQIANSNNGTFQTPVKLINDKGLSVEVTNVSSLVVTNNIKLLLNKQNVATFKPQAITIP; via the coding sequence ATGAATAGACTCTCAGTGCTGTCTTTGCTAATTCTCACCATCTTCCATGAAGGCCACACTGCTGTAGGCGATAATCTCAGCTTCAGCTTGTCGGGTTCAAGTTCCAAATCTTACAGCAAATTCATTACATCTCTGAGGAACGCTCTTCCAAATGCTGGAAAAGTCTACAATATACCTCTATTACTTCCCACTCTCAAGGGCTCAGCACGCTACACACTAATGAAACTCTCCAACTATGAGGAGAAAACTATCACGGTGGCTATAGATGTAACCAACGTTTACATTATGGGGTATCTTGTCAATACAACATCCTACTTTTTCAACGAGCCTGCCGCTCAGTTAGCTTCTGAGTTCGTATTCCAAGATACTAAGCACATTCTTCTTCCATACTCTGGCAATTACCAAAAGCTTCAAATTGCTGCAGACAAGGATAGAGATTCAATTCCTCTGGGATTCCTTGCCTTGGACACTGCAATTTCCGCTTTGTATCATTATGACACCAAAGCTGCTCCGGCGGCATTCCTCGTACTCATTCAGACCACTGCCGAGGCTTCAAGATTTAAATACATTGAGAAACAAATTATCGATAGAATTGGCAGAAACGAGGTGCCAAGTTTAGCAGCCATAAGTTTGGAAAACGAATGGTCTCTTCTGTCCAAACAAATTCAGATAGCGAACTCCAACAATGGAACATTTCAAACTCCTGTCAAGCTTATTAATGATAAAGGCCTTTCAGTGGAGGTTACTAACGTTAGCTCTCTTGTTGTAACCAATAACATCAAGCTGCTGCTAAACAAGCAAAATGTTGCAACTTTTAAGCCTCAAGCTATTACAATTCCTTAG